The stretch of DNA CTAGGAAATGACCAGATATCGGACAGTTGGACCTGTATCCGTAGTAGAGCTGTACGATGGTGTTGCGCCGTGGTCCAACCGAGTTCTCCAACAGCCAACCGGGGCTCCAACAGCCCAATACTAGTTTGCAATGGTTTTGGGATTAGAAGTCTGAGCAGAGCTATGGACTCCTTCTCTGTCCAGCACATGTCAGCAAACTCCTGTGACGCTTCAGTCGACACCATCTGTCGCATCTGCCGCATTATTCGCAATTGTCGCATCGATATCGTCTCAATTCGTTTGGCCATCGTCGACAGGCCGAATGTCGGTGGCGTGAACGTCTGAGAGAAGAGCATGTCAGGCTGAAGTCGAACATGGCACTGACTCCGAGCCTAGTATCTGCCCACTGGGAGTCGTCCGGCACTAGTCCGTGTGATagaggagagagaaacagaggagagagaaagaggtAGAAAATTTTAGGTCTGTTATATACCACTCAATGACGATATAGAGAAACATCCTACAACTGTCTTTCAAAACTGGTCGGTCCTTGCGAAGTTGTAGTTCAATGGTTGAGCCCTGAAGATAGCGCCCGTGtgtacgtactgtatgCTTGATTATTGAATATTCAGGATCATTTGATCGATTTCGTCTCTGTTTtttaaatatatattttttttttaaaaaaaatatttttttattttttaataatattatattttttaaatattttttattttttattaaTATTATTTTTAAATCATTAATAATtaattttaatttttttttattcgTACTACTTTATCTAATTTCTCTCAAGATACAAGTGCACTCTGAACGACCCACCACCCATATCAACTGCCATTCTCAATCGTCGTCTCCAGACCACAAACCCCTCTATCCCCCAAGCTCACGCAATCAAGCCACAGAcgccacagacaccacaGACGCCACGCCAAAGAGGCGGTGCAGTTGGCAGAGGgacactacttgtagcggCGACCCATCGCCAGTTAATGAACTTTTCGGGACTCTCCAACGacgacaagctggacaTCCGGGCGGCCCAGCGCACGTTCCAGGGCGCGTACTACCGCACAGCCTTGGGCCAGCTGGGGTTTGCGCTGGTGGTGCTCAAGCTCTTCAACTACGACTTTCTGGCGGTGGGCAGCACCTTCACCGCCCAGGGGTGTCTGATTCTGCTAATAGGCCACTTACGTAGCCGCCGGGCAGACGAGATGATCCACTCGCACGACTTTGAGACCTCGGGCAACACCGTCATGATGCTGTTTGTGCTCAACCTCACCTGCTATGTGACCCTCGTTTACCATTTGTTGCGGGtgtgatggaggtggataTTTATAATCAATGGATGcgttacttgtacaagtacttgtacaatttGACGAGATTGGCTACTATGAGGTGCTGTGGGGGAACAGTGGAATTGTTGGTGGATAGCCGAATGGATGGAGGTAGAATGGGCGACCCCGATCACACGGCGCTTTGACATTGAGTCCGTGGACTAGCAGACACCTCCACGATTGAGACGGGTGTGCTGCCAGGAGCACTTGTACCGCCTTCTGCTCAGAGACAGTGTAACCTGGTCAGACAGATTTCAAAAGTGATGAGATACGGAACGAGCAGATCGAACAGTATCTACCGTATGGAACATGATTCATATCGACCTTAGTGGAGAGATTTAAAAGAACTGTACAGTCGAAGAGATGACTAGCTGGAGAAATGACTGTGTGTCAAGAGTGGATGAATCATAGCAGCCAGCCAGCCAATGTGGATTCCCTTTCAACTGGGATGTATCATACCGCTGTATGTTGTTGTGTTCATCCACACCCTGATGAACATCTCACACCTTGACAAGTACCCAAGCTGGACTTTGGTAGTGTCAGACCCTCACCCACTCATCCTCGGCGGGTCTGTTGGACACCAAACATGATGTCTAATTCACAGAGCGTCAGAATCAAAACTGTCGACATAATTGTGTACAAACTTAGTGGAATTGTTGACATAATTGTGGACAGAAATGCTTTGGAATGAACCAAGGTTCGCTCTTCATTTGAACCAAGCCGGCGCCAACTCCACTGTGCTAGCCTCTGCTGAGCGACAAGCCCTCCGAAACAGATAGCGCAAGCGAAAGTGTGACTATTCCGGCTGTGGCTGCAACAGAGCCGTCAGCGTCTCTATGTGGCCAACCCCTCGTCGCTATCCTCGGCATTCGAGTTGCGTATAAAGCAGGGTTCGTTTCCTCAGAAGAGAGCATCCAACATGAGCAGGACCGGCTGATCAAGGAGAGAACGCCGAGGTCCTGAGCTGTGGGAAAAAACAG from Yarrowia lipolytica chromosome 1D, complete sequence encodes:
- a CDS encoding uncharacterized protein (Compare to YALI0D14586g, weakly similar to uniprot|O94023 Candida albicans Hypothetical 14.4 kDa protein), whose translation is MNFSGLSNDDKLDIRAAQRTFQGAYYRTALGQLGFALVVLKLFNYDFLAVGSTFTAQGCLILLIGHLRSRRADEMIHSHDFETSGNTVMMLFVLNLTCYVTLVYHLLRV